A section of the Rossellomorea marisflavi genome encodes:
- a CDS encoding nucleoside 2-deoxyribosyltransferase: MKFYVASSFKNIPMVRAVTESLRAAGHRLTYDWTQNERASTAKDLERIGQDEKRAILEADVVIVLLPGGKGTHVELGLALAWEKSIYLYSKVPLSLNDSTTFYHLPEIRHITGELDEFLLLINNHNTYQEASYEQH, from the coding sequence ATGAAATTTTATGTGGCGTCGAGCTTTAAAAACATTCCCATGGTGAGGGCCGTGACCGAGTCTCTTCGTGCAGCGGGACACCGACTGACGTATGATTGGACGCAAAATGAGCGGGCGAGCACGGCGAAAGACCTTGAACGTATCGGTCAAGACGAGAAAAGGGCGATCTTAGAGGCGGATGTGGTGATCGTCTTGCTTCCTGGAGGCAAAGGCACTCATGTCGAGCTTGGCCTCGCACTTGCGTGGGAAAAAAGCATATACCTTTATTCGAAAGTACCATTGTCTTTGAATGATAGCACCACGTTTTATCATCTGCCGGAGATCCGGCACATCACAGGAGAATTGGACGAGTTTCTACTATTGATAAACAACCATAACACATATCAGGAGGCATCATATGAGCAGCATTGA
- a CDS encoding DinB family protein, whose translation MSSIEWIIFNIEEVRRRSTNVWRSIPEDKLHWRPDAEAMSMLEMIRHVLESEHYYHLAIQNKGSLDTFDSPFESRPYTNVEDELAFAAGYHEAFLETIRSYTEKDLKEISIDRSESGYVRELGDMLLRIPYHEAVHTGQLLDYLRSAGVDRVRVWD comes from the coding sequence ATGAGCAGCATTGAATGGATCATCTTTAACATCGAGGAAGTAAGAAGAAGGAGCACCAACGTGTGGAGGAGCATTCCAGAGGATAAGCTACATTGGAGACCGGATGCGGAAGCGATGAGCATGCTTGAAATGATCAGGCATGTACTGGAAAGCGAGCATTACTACCACCTGGCTATTCAGAACAAAGGAAGCCTTGATACATTTGACTCCCCGTTTGAAAGCCGGCCGTACACCAACGTAGAGGATGAGCTTGCCTTTGCTGCCGGGTACCACGAGGCATTTCTTGAGACCATCCGTTCTTATACGGAAAAGGATCTAAAGGAAATCAGCATCGATCGAAGTGAATCAGGATACGTCCGGGAATTGGGTGATATGCTCCTGCGTATTCCTTACCATGAGGCGGTACATACTGGTCAACTCCTCGACTATCTGCGCTCGGCCGGGGTCGATCGTGTGAGGGTATGGGATTGA
- a CDS encoding cysteine hydrolase family protein has protein sequence MGLSSQALLIIDVQQAMFQKGEEVHNAEALLQTITSLKANAEALEIPVFLIQHEAAEGKPLERGTTSWEIHPRVEGGTVIHKTTPDSFHQTNLHEQLQSKGVEELFLTGIQSEVCVDTTCRRAFSMGYEVTLVSDAHSTWDSGVLKAEDIIRHHNAVLRWFANVTRSKEIIEKWEGERS, from the coding sequence ATGGGATTGAGCAGTCAGGCGCTCCTCATCATAGATGTCCAACAAGCCATGTTCCAGAAAGGGGAAGAAGTGCACAATGCGGAAGCATTATTGCAGACTATCACTTCCCTCAAAGCAAACGCAGAGGCACTGGAAATCCCCGTTTTTCTGATCCAGCATGAGGCAGCTGAAGGGAAACCACTGGAACGCGGGACAACGAGTTGGGAGATCCATCCACGGGTGGAGGGAGGAACGGTCATCCATAAAACGACCCCTGATTCCTTTCACCAGACAAATCTGCATGAGCAGCTTCAGTCAAAGGGAGTGGAGGAACTCTTCCTTACCGGTATCCAATCAGAAGTGTGTGTAGATACGACATGCCGGCGTGCATTCAGCATGGGGTACGAAGTGACGCTCGTCTCCGATGCCCACAGCACGTGGGATTCAGGAGTGTTGAAAGCGGAAGACATCATCCGTCATCACAATGCAGTCCTTCGATGGTTTGCCAACGTAACACGATCAAAGGAAATAATCGAAAAATGGGAGGGTGAAAGAAGCTGA
- a CDS encoding GntR family transcriptional regulator has translation MNIPIRLSKDSREPIYHQIEHQLKALIASGQLAAGSPLPSIRVLAKDLEISSITIRRAYQNLEYEGFIRTSQGKGTFVAEIDAGKKESVASQAVHDALKKAVTIARQHELSNSEISELMESILKEEEE, from the coding sequence ATGAATATACCGATCCGATTATCAAAGGATTCGCGGGAACCGATTTATCATCAAATCGAGCATCAGTTGAAAGCCCTCATTGCGAGCGGTCAGCTTGCGGCCGGATCTCCCCTGCCGTCGATCCGGGTACTAGCGAAGGATCTCGAAATCAGCTCGATTACAATCCGGCGGGCCTATCAGAACCTGGAATACGAAGGTTTTATCCGGACGTCGCAGGGGAAGGGGACCTTTGTTGCAGAAATCGACGCCGGCAAGAAGGAGTCGGTTGCATCGCAAGCCGTCCATGATGCGTTAAAAAAAGCCGTCACAATCGCGAGGCAGCATGAGTTAAGCAATAGCGAAATCAGTGAACTCATGGAATCCATTTTAAAGGAGGAAGAGGAATGA
- a CDS encoding ATP-binding cassette domain-containing protein, with translation MNDPITIQDVEKTVGGLTVSIPHMTIPVGTICALVGTNGAGKSTLFKMIMNLVKPDKGTISIFGKPVNGDDEEWKSHLSYQSQQMDGVDFLTGEDLRQLMSRYYPDWDESLFQRVVSTLEIPLNKKGKKLSPGMQAKLSIALTLGCNAPVMLLDEPTASMDIPSRKLVIDLLAEIMETGEKTILLATHHVDDLKKLADYLIFFDGDEVGEPVEKDELVASHRLLWLDQPVPFDEPLPGELKRTYGKVILTNDPDQTRDALRQHSISIMEEQVPDLETVVTELLTKGVKHYA, from the coding sequence ATGAACGACCCGATCACCATACAAGATGTAGAGAAAACCGTTGGGGGGCTCACGGTCTCCATCCCACATATGACCATACCCGTTGGGACGATTTGCGCTCTCGTAGGAACGAACGGAGCGGGGAAGAGCACGCTCTTCAAGATGATCATGAATCTGGTAAAGCCGGATAAAGGGACTATCTCGATCTTCGGAAAGCCTGTAAATGGTGATGATGAGGAATGGAAATCCCACCTATCCTATCAGTCTCAGCAGATGGATGGAGTAGATTTTCTTACAGGTGAAGATCTCCGACAGCTGATGTCCCGCTACTATCCGGACTGGGACGAATCGTTATTTCAGCGGGTCGTTTCCACCTTGGAAATCCCGCTGAACAAAAAAGGCAAAAAACTCAGCCCGGGAATGCAGGCGAAGCTCAGTATAGCCCTCACCTTGGGATGCAATGCCCCTGTGATGCTGCTGGATGAACCGACGGCTTCCATGGACATTCCGTCCCGTAAGCTCGTCATCGATCTTCTTGCCGAAATTATGGAGACGGGGGAGAAGACGATTCTATTGGCCACGCATCATGTGGATGATCTGAAGAAGCTCGCAGACTACTTGATTTTCTTTGATGGGGATGAAGTGGGGGAGCCGGTTGAGAAGGATGAGTTGGTCGCCTCACACCGACTTTTGTGGCTGGATCAACCTGTCCCTTTTGACGAACCGTTGCCTGGTGAGCTGAAACGGACTTACGGCAAGGTGATCTTGACAAACGATCCAGATCAAACAAGGGATGCCCTCCGTCAGCACTCTATTTCTATCATGGAAGAGCAGGTGCCGGATTTGGAAACGGTCGTTACT